The following DNA comes from Hordeum vulgare subsp. vulgare chromosome 3H, MorexV3_pseudomolecules_assembly, whole genome shotgun sequence.
TTTATCTCGTTTTGGCTTGTTCTCCTTTTTTTATGTCATTTGTGGTTGTTTGGGCTATTTTTTGTTCACGGCGAGGGGGCTTGCGCTGTGGGATGCTGAGGTGGGGGGACTTTTTTTTGTTATGGGCTAGGCAGGCTAGTATCTTTCCCTTTAACTcgtttctttttttttcatttcaattTTGCTTCTATTGTGGTGCAGCAACACACACTggctgtgaacttgaccctttttTCCAGTTCTGTTATGTTTTAGGGGACACAAAAATGCTTTGTCCATTTATTTTCCCATGTTGgtatgttttctttttcttttttgtatcTATATCCGTATATATATTTTCTAAATTATATGTTTAATAAATTGTTATTTTAATATTGCATGGATATTTTTTAATATCTCTTATGTGTAACTATAGTTGCACACTCATTGGCTAGGCACATTTGGAcgtccattgtccatgagaatctATTTTTGAAAATTATTCAATATAATTAGTTTAAAAAAACATTATCTATGTTTATTTATGTTTCTTGTTTCTATCCCTTTCTTGTATTGACATTTTTCTTTTTTGGTATGCACACAGGTGCCATATGCGCATAGTTTACATGATTCTATTGTGCGTATAAGATATATGGCTCATTTTTCATTTGTGGATTTTAAACGGAAACTGTAAGTGTGGTCTCCCTGGAAAAAAAAAGCATGGACAGTTGCATGTATGCCACCAGGCACGGGTGTCCATAAGTAGCTAAAGATGACACGATGCTACAAGTTGTTTCTTTCTAGAGTGGTTTTTCATAAATTGTCTACAAGAACTTTTATTAGTTTACTTGAATAGGATCATACGTCATGCATGATATTGGGATCTACAAAAGCTTGCATAATCTGTTTAGGATATTAGATGATTCACTGCGGATGCTTTATGAATAGCATGCAATATATTTGAATGAGATTTGGTTATATGAACATAAATATTTGAATTAATAGTACAAGAACTAAACAAGAAAATATATATGGTTATTGTGTAATTATATAAATAATGATCATGATACAATAAACATATTTAAGCCTTTTCATGCTCGATTACATGTTGAGGTGCTAGTTTCCCAAGCATGGTTGCATGATGAGTTGAAATAGTTGAATTATGAGATAAATCTACTTAGTTATATAGGATACGTTTTTTTCCCTCAAAAGGAGGATGTAACCTTGACCACAACTTCGTTATGATGAATTTTTTGTTTACTATTACGATAACCGCAAGCCTAGAGTGGATCAACAAATGAACGCAATGTTGAATGCCCCTTGAACACATGAGGAGGTGAAGTAATCCTGGCAATTAACTGAAAACAAGATACCAGTAGGATGGAATGGCACCATCATTGACCTCATCCCCAACGTACAAATAATGAACATATTTCACAGTTCAGACCTATTATCTTGTGCAATCTTGTTTATAAGGTGATTTCAAATCTAATGGCCAGTGGGCTGAAAGTGGTCTTTGAAGAAGGTATTTCACCGATGCAAAGTTATTTGGCTCCAGGCAGGCTCATTAATGATAATTTTTTTGTCACTTATGAATCTTTTCATGCAACAAATATTAAAAGTGAGGGAACAATGGCACATGTGCGATCAAAATTGTCAAGCACAAAGTGTATACCAGAGTAGTACGAAAATTCTTGAACCGATTATGGTtcaatttgatttttctttgttgtAGGTGCAactcatcatggcatccacatcATCCTAAAAGTATAAGGTGCACTTAAAAAATTCCCTTACCAATTGTATTATTCCTACAAAGGGCCTCCGTCAAGGGGGCCCTATTTCACCCTACCACCTTTTTTATGAGTTGATTGAAGGTCTTACTAGATTAGTATAAAATGAGGAGGAATCTAGAAACTTGCAAGTGTGAAGGTCTCTATAAATGCCTCATATATCTGACACGTTCTATTCGCAGATGACTCTCTTGTTCTAATGAAAGAAAACAATTCCAATGCTGACAACCTTCGAGGGCTCTGAATTACCACTGTATAGTTGGTGAGTTTGGCCAAGTCCAGTAAAAAAATTCAGACCATGCACGTCAATGGAGACTAGGGTGGAGGCCTATTCTATCCTATGTATTTTGAGTAAAGCTATAACAGATAAAACCCTTGGTCTACCATCGATTATTGGGGTGGATAGATCAGATTGTTTCTAGCACCTTAGTAACAACATGTGTAAGACtcattagttgaagaagaaaTTATATCTTGGTGGAAATAAGTTTTGATAAAAGCAGTCGTCCAAGCAATAACGACTAATGACATTCTTTAGGACTCGTAGGGAGATATGCAAATAGATAAGTTTACAGTGTCTCGATACTGGTTGCGGGATGgtggatgggggggggggggtgccagCCTAGGCTACTTCCCAAGAAGTTTAGCCACTGCTTGTTTGACGTCACACTTAGACCAATATTAGGGAGCAACTAACGTGGAGAGGTGCGAGGTTGGAAAGACTTCCCAACGGGCCATTTGGTCGGCTTCCATCCCCAAGTGGTGCACCCAACCACTGCCTGGTGTAGCTTGATGGGCGCACCCCTCGGTAGCACAACTTTTTTACATGCATTTCTGGGTTTTCTGTATTAGTTTTTTTGTTTACCATGTGAAGAAGAAGCCGAGCTTCCTTGGAAAGTGAAAAGCACAGTTGTGCAACCCATGAAGCACAAATTGTGCTTctcgaaaagtgaaaatacatctTTGTCCACATGAagcactccccccccccccccccccccccccaaatggaAAACACAGTTATGAACCTCGTCAAACAAGTTGTGCTTCATGAAAAATGAAGCACATGTGTACACCATGCGAAAAACAAAACAAGGCTTCCAAAAAAGTGAAGCACAAAATGTGCTTCCGTGCAAAGCAAAGTTGTGCATCTGGTTTCCTGGTTTTTCCGGTTCctagattttttttgatttttctaTTTTCCTTTCTTGCTTCCGACTTTATTTTGGTATTGAGTATTTACGGAAACAAAAGTTTTTCTAAATATATCAACATGTGATCTTGTTTCAAAGATTTGGGAGCTTAGTTCAAGACATAAACCATTTTTAAATAAATcaatgaaaaaaaatacaaacttccaggttgcgacaagtgtcagacataccaccaaaagagTGAACAATAACATTTGCAAGAGATACCCCTGAGTTACGGATTTCATCAATTTTATACGAAAATGGCTGCCATAGACAATATTATGCCATAAAACATCTGATTTGAATCGAGTAGATTATAATATTAAACGCCTAGGATGTTGCAACTGAAGAACAAACAAAAGGCGAATGTACTTGAACTGTTATGGATATACACTAGTGACATAAATTCAATATCTGTCtataatatactccctccgtttcaaaatataagaccttttagagatttcactaggagactacatacggagcaaaatgagtgaatgtgcactctaaaatatgtctatatacatccgtatgtagtttataatgcaatctataaaaggtcttatatttaggaacggagggagtacaagagaAATTACAAACATGCATAAATTTGTGGATGGATGCGGGAAATGGATGGGAGAGCTTAGCATGTATATCAACCGCCTCCAGATACCACAAACAAATTAATAGTTGCTTGAGGGATAGCTGCTCCATAACCATACTTGTGTAATAGAAATTTATGGCGCACATACCAGCTGCCTCCTCCAGATCCCAGAAACTAAAGTTGTCACTATGTATGtgggacgagagagagagagagaatacgAAGGTAGCACACGACGAGTACACACATGGTATGTATGCATGCATGGACGTCTCGGCACAATaaatccatgcatgcatgcatgggcgtGCATGCTTTCCATGGGGATCAGCGGAAGAGTGATCAGTCAATCATCGAACTGGACGGCGGAGCTGTACACGGCGTCCGGCTTCCAGTTGGCGGGGATGACCTGATCGGCGACGAGGGACCTGCCGGATCCGTTGGTGACCCGCAGCGAGAAGGGCCCCTGCAGCGTGCGGCGCGTGTCCAGACGCCAGATGGAGCCCCACGAATGCCTCATCGGAACCCAGGGCCCCGTCGGCTCGCCGTCGTCCATGAGGTCCACCTGCGCCACGTCGCCGTCACCATTCCCGTACTCCACCAGAATCGCCAGGTAGTTTGGGTTCGACCCCTTCTCCACGTGGAACGTCACCGACAGCCCCGGGTACTCGCACGGCACCCTCTTGAACTGCATGTCGATGATCCCAGCATGGCGGAGCTCGTCGTTGCGGCCCTCCTTGGCCATGGCGCCGAAGGCGGTGCCGCTGAGGTCGAAGTGGTAGCGGGCGACCGGGTAGTAGTTCATGTCCGTGATGATCACCGTCTCGGGGACGCCGGAGCAGGCCGGGTGAGCCTTGCCCACGCACCTTATCTGCATGCAACAATCCAAGATCAATGCATGTATGTTTGGAGCTGGACAAATGGAACAACAAGCACGTAGTgtcagtgtgaagaaaacaattaAACTGCAATGGCGGCTGACCTGGTAGCAGGAGCCGCATCCCTTGCCGTCCTTGAAGATCGGCTCGTTTCCGCAAGACGTCATGGCGTTGAACGGCGGCAGGTTCACGTTCTTGAACCCGCACGCGCCACCATTGTCCAACGGCCCGGCGCCATCGGGGGCGCCGTACCAGGTGGCCTTGGCATCCAACCAGCCGTCGGAGGAGCCGTTGGTGCTGCCCGAGCCGGAGCCTGGGCTTGGGGTAGCGGGCGCAGGTGGAGGTGTAACGGGGTCAGGGCTGGGGCTAGCGGGCGCAGGTGTAGGTGTAGGCATGGGCGCAGGTGTTGGCGCAGGCGTGAGTCCAGGACAGCCGCAGCAGCCATTGGCGGCGAGCAGGGAGAGGAGAGCGACCGCGAGGGCGTAGGAGGAGAAGGTCGCTGCCATGCCTCGCTTGCTTGCTGGTTACTGATCGATGGCCCTAATCTGGTGGTTATTGTCACTGGCTAGCTTCCGAATTTATAGTCTGACAAACTTGGGCGGGTGGAGAAGCGGACGAGGAGCCGTGATTGGCAACGTTGGCAGGGCCCTGCCGGTTCACATGTGGATTGAGGGAGCCACTCAACAGGCTGCTTGCACCCTTGCCCGtggtcacgagatgatttttctacGCTTTTAAAAATCATCTTCCGTTCAATCATCAATCAAACATATATAGTACTACTCTAGTCTATATTACAGGTACTTCATCCGGCCAGCTTAGAATCCACTCACGCCCCTGTTCTTGGCGTTTTGTAGTTTGTTTAAGCTACTTGTGCATCAGCAGACTATTAGGACATGCATGTTAATTAAGGAATTTTTATGGTGGTTACAGGAGTACCCGTGAAACTCTATGGACACAAGTATCCATCCACTCACATTATGACGAAGCATCATCGAAAGGAAAAGAATACAATTATACAAACTGTTGGAACATCTTTACAATATAtcaattagcttaattagctacCACTAGCATATTCATTAGCTTAATTAGATCCCTCATCTCGTCATTTTGTGCTACAACCACTCTTGTTCGCCTAGAGTCGCTCCCGTGGGCGACCAagggacactagtagaaaaaatgACTTTGGTTCTGGCAATTAATGGAAGCATCAGTCCAGATTCGAGCGGGACGCCGGCCCGACGtcgggaaccgggactaaagtctcgTTTCCCACTAGTGGGGGGAACCGTAGCCGCCGAGCGAGCCCTTCCCCGACCCTCCTTCCATCCTAACCGTCCACTAGTGAAGAAACGAGCATTAGTCCTGGCTGgtaaggcctttagtcccgggtcaccgATCGAGAAtaataacttgggactaaagcccccctcTTTAGTCCTAGTTGGCCACGACCCGGAACTATCACCCTTCCACGTGACTGGCAGCGCGCGGCGGGGGGCGGGAACCTTCAGTCCcgcttggtaacaccaaccgggactaaaaggcacACGTCAGTAGCTGCAAGATGCTGCCTTTTTTTCTTGAAAGGAggggtttaggggtttcatatatcGATCACTTGCACCCATCCACTTTAATGAAATATTATGTCATAtagctcatcatcatcttactcatctaacaactcatcaccaTCTTAATCATGCCAGGTTAAAATAtcataaaacagaaaaatatcataataatcatcatcctaatcgatcatgccaagttaatataaatcagaaaaacttctctctcataaaacctagtcctctctcctaggtaaaatatcataaaacagaataacacctatgcccCCTGATAAAGCagaagatccaacggtctccaacttgtggcttgtgatcattctttatttctctctatgcttcaatttggagccttccTTTTGATTTGCGCTCGGTCGAGTATGGAAAATCGAACTGAACCCCTATagggcttttaattttcatatgacctttgCCATGCATCAATGGAGGCACACCATCATTTGGCAGTTTCTGTTGAAAAAACATAATAGTAGCCtagttagtaatgtaatcaatatCATTTACGCAATAGTAGTGTACTTAATTAGCAACTCTCATCAAGATATTTGGCGAATGTCATTcaccctcaacctatgcactagtggcatgtaaactgTATAATTTGAGCCAGttcccaaattatacgggaagttgtCCCTACCAAACAGGACACGAAGGACACAGTTgataagaacatccttctccttccaagttagatgtgattcaTAAGTGTAGTGTgttgtgtcaattaatttccgtatttcactcgaagaaacgaaataagttgtaaattataaattaacaaatttagtatggatgaacaccaactatattcaaatatagaatgcaaattacttgacaattaTGGTTGACAAACTCAAATGGAGGTTATTTCCATATCGTCCTGAAATCCGGTTGGTGGCTTCAACCAGGACTAGaggtttattttttctttttggtttgttttgtttttttgaacAGGATAGTTTCTGTTTTTAGATTTGAAATAACTGTTagaatatttatattttttgaatGAATCATTTTGCTCTAGGTCAAAACAATACAAACTTTCTGTTAGTGCGAGTACTTTTCAAATTGAAATGCTTTAAATTGGAAATCTtttggaatttatttgaatatttaTGTGAACAACTTTAGCttaaaatagatttttgagtgattctttttcctgctatttaatattagtgtgttttatcaatATATGAAATTTGGTAAATTTTAGGTTATTTTATATCGGTGTTTTAGTCAAAAACAGATTTTATTtagcaaaaaatcattaaatgcatgaaaaatagcaaatgaagggttggaaattgatgacatgactttgaatgttgcatttagaacgcacaaaaagtatagagtcaaaataagtttaaaaatgaaattcctttgtaacacatgagtattcgaccgaaaccttgatacttcaaaagagattgtccagattttatatgaagtgcatccagtttttgccgtaacactctcaactttttagcacatgctatgtgggtgaaatgatgataccatgtcaagtttcagccttttcagagttcatttgtagtgctttttaatttcagggtcatttagctcaaaaaatcattaaatgcatgaaaaatagcaaatgaagtaagAATGGGTTGAAAAtttcatgatgtggctttgaatggtgcatattgaacgcaTAAAAAGTATATAGTTAAAATaactttaaaaaatgaaatgcctatgtaacacatgagttttcgacccaaatcctgatacttcggaagagattgtccagtttggacatgaagtgcatccattttttgtggtAACCCTCTCAatgttttagcacatgctatgtgggtgaaatgatggtaccatacagagtttcagcctttttcagagctcatttgtagtgatttttaatttcaggatcatttagctcaaaaaatc
Coding sequences within:
- the LOC123440914 gene encoding expansin-B7-like; translation: MAATFSSYALAVALLSLLAANGCCGCPGLTPAPTPAPMPTPTPAPASPSPDPVTPPPAPATPSPGSGSGSTNGSSDGWLDAKATWYGAPDGAGPLDNGGACGFKNVNLPPFNAMTSCGNEPIFKDGKGCGSCYQIRCVGKAHPACSGVPETVIITDMNYYPVARYHFDLSGTAFGAMAKEGRNDELRHAGIIDMQFKRVPCEYPGLSVTFHVEKGSNPNYLAILVEYGNGDGDVAQVDLMDDGEPTGPWVPMRHSWGSIWRLDTRRTLQGPFSLRVTNGSGRSLVADQVIPANWKPDAVYSSAVQFDD